TCATTCCATGtaataaaaaatgttaaaatttgTCGACAAAGAAACTTCATATTTCATTCATACCATAATGACTAGGCTGGGGATTTGTCATCTGTTTTGAAAACCAGAAATATGACGCAGTGTTGTGTAGCACTGTACATGTGTTTATATTTACACCAAGACATGTGTAGCTTTAGTACAGGGATGCATGGATTTACTGAttatcatccagtcattttatgttatttacgaCTATTCACTTATAAATCCTTGCTGTTCTTTGGTATTATTTAAATGTGAGTTTAGAGTCTATATGTAATTGTTGGAAACACCACTGTATGATGTGTCAATATTGTTCTACAAAGCATGATGTGAAAGTGAAATGAATTGACATTCttcttatatccatccatccatccatccatccatccatccatccatccattttctgtaactgctagtactattcagggtcacggggggtctggaacctaACCTGGAGGCTACATGCACAAGGTAAGGACCAACCCTGGATGAAGCGCCAACCGGAGACAGGGAGGTTCTTCTTATAATGTGTCAAAAACATTTAAGTTTACCTTGAGATGAATGTCAATGTATGGGACTTGCCAAGTTTATTAAGACATTCAGCAGCTCAGGGTCAATATCCAAACAACTTCAACCTATTAAATTTCTTACCATTATTAACGCTATAATTTTAGAAGAACAATTTAATCTTTGCCAAACCCTAATCTTTCTCATGGCACCCAATGTGCTCATTCCAGGCAGGATTAAGTCATCTGCAGCCCCTGCTAGCCCCTCAAGCCCCTGCTAGCCCCTGCTAGCCCCTGCAAGCCCCTGCAAGCCCCGCAAAGCCCCTGCTAGCCCCTGCTAGCCCCTGCAAGCCCCGCAAAGCCCCTGCTAGCCCCTCAAGCCCCTGCTAGCCCCTGCTAGCCCCGCCAAGCCCCTGCTAGCCCCTGCAAGCCCCGCCAAGCCCCTGCTAGCCCCTGCTAGCCCCTGCTAGCCCCGCCAAGCCCCTGCTAGCCCCTGCTAGCCCCGCCAAGCCCCTGCTAGCCCCTGCAAGCCCCTGCTAGCCCCTGCTAGCCCCGCCAAGCCCCTGCTAGCCCCTGCTAGCCCCTGCAAGCTCAAACAATCCAATCTGATCCAAAGGCATCTAGTCCCTCATTAAAAACTATATAGAAATGATCTGAAAGTGTAATTAGATCAAGGCTGACAGGCTTGCAGATACAGAAATTCAGGCTGAAATCTGCTCTTCTCCCCCCAGACTGCTTTCACTTTACATAGATCTGCATTGGAAGACCCGTTATTAAAATCTTTTCATAAAAACCAAATGTTACAAGAACAACTCATCACACCTCAGTAAGTGCTGTGTATTTACATAAGAAACACTGCTCACACGATACCCACAGCTGTCcactcacactgtttattaccaaagacagacaaacactcatgccgaccaaaaaaaaaaaaagagtaacaACAACCACCCACATAACCACAcgggcacacaaacactcaaataTACTTCCAAATGATTCCAATCAACCGCTTCAACAGgcgcacagcacagcacaataCAACACAAGTGCACACCGCGTCTACACCACTCCCTCATAGTACAGCAATCCCAGCATCCTCTGCAGCAATCCCAGCATCCTCTGCAGCAATCTTAGCAACCTCTACAGTCTCTTAGCAAACCTGTGAATACTATCTTCATAATGCATGTGCGCATTGGGGGAGGGAAAAGGAAGGGTACAATACGTCTGGATAAAGTGGCACAGAGGATGGGCAGGACTGTCTGCCACTAACCCTTGTTCCTGGTGGCCCATCCTTCCCAGCAGGACCATCTGGACCCGGTAAACCCTGGAAACAGAAACACAGTAACCCTGTAAAATCTGTAGCCTCAAGGAAAACTCAAACAATAATTGTCATCAGGCACGATTATCAGTCGACTTCCCAGAATTGATTCATGCCGTTTATGAATTTATGTCATTTATGAATAGCACTGTGGCAATAACAGGAATAACACTCTATGCTTACTGGGTCGTTTTTCACTTATTGACCTTGTGGTTTATATATGTTCTTACAGacgcaaaataaagcaggaactCACATCGACTCCGGGGAGGCCAGGAAGCCCCGCGCTGCCCAGGGCCCCTGGGGGTCCTTGCTTCCCATTAGGTCCCTGGAACATTAAGATGGATCTTATTGATCCCAGTGGGAAATTCAGGTGCATATAGCAGCAAAAACATACATAGGTACATAGATACATATAGTAAACATGGTGTAAGCAAATTTAAAAGTACAGAGCGCACAAATAAATTATCCTGAAAATATCCTGAAATATCCAGTCATAATAGGGCCCACACTGCAGCATACTTCAGTGGTAGGTAGGAAGGTAGAACTCACAGGTTTGCCAGGGAATCCAGGAGGGCCGGGTTTGCCCTGCAAGTAGCACCAACCAAACATTGGATGAATGTGCTTTATGGAGCTGTGATTAAAACATTTTGGCAGATGCAAGAATGACATAAATTTATCAAATTACTTGATATCTAATATTAGACAAAGACAACCACAGAAATTCAGTGTCAAATGTGTGCTTATCTTCAGGCTGCCTGAATATCTCCTTCATATTTATATGCGAACCAAAAACAAGGTATTTCCAGATACTTGTCACTAGAAACACTTAAAATAGAAGAAAACGTGCTAAGCTTAGCAaggtacagaaaatacaattctgCTTCAATACAATCTATCTTCTTTTAACCCTAAATATCCCTTTCCAACTACATTAACAGAAATCatattgtgtatttacaaataagtACTTCGTGccaaaattattatttaattataatcTGACTATACTAGGGGATAAAAGGAGTatcattcatttttaatgatGATGAAGATATAGTAGAATACATGAGACTAATTGTATCTGTAGTCTTGTTTTAGCTTGATGGAAGGAGAATGCTGTGTATTCCCCTATAGGCAGTGAAAAACAAATTACTGAAAATCCCACCCAGATGAAACAGTAAGCCTACACATATCTGCAACAGCCATATGTCAACAGAGGGACCTCCCCAGGCAGGCTGTCCTCTTAGGCAGCAGTAACTGGATTTGGAAGCATTTTGAGTTTAGGAAGTACATAGAGTACAACAGTCatgaacatattttctacttgaaTTATTTATTCAACAAAAGTGAAAAAAACACAGCTATTCTCTTTATGAAGATGAGCAGTATGCGATTGTCATATTTCTTATGGAATGAACCTTGATCTCTATTAGACATATGTGTATCTCTTTTATTTATGTTTGCACTTACAAAGCTGAGTGTTTATCAGATACATAACTTGAAAATTCTGTGTGCTTGAAGGGACAAAAAAggtataaaaatatattgtttGTTCCAATAAAACTTTGTGTCATTCTCCTAAAGTTATTTATTTGACTCATTTCAGAGCATCTGACTGTGGATCATCAGTTAAATATCAGGAAATACTATTTTGATACAAAAATCTCTCTGAGATTTTGTTTTGTTCTTCTGCACCGTGACAATCAATGGTTGGttaaatcaaaatgaaaaaaaaaaaaaaactcttgctGTTTTTGACGTCACCGTCCAAGCACGTTTGTGGGAGGACTCTAGCTTACAAGAAGGGATGGCCGCAGCATTTCTGACCATTGTATTCTCACACCTGGAAATCCTACCGTGAcataatattaaaaaataaaagtgaaTCTGAAGTAGCAGAACGTGAAAATGGATTACAGCTTTAAATAATTCCTAAAAGACAGATTTCCTTACTGAGACAGCTTTATAACTTCTCCAATTATTAAAAGCTGCCACAATAAATTTGATGTTTGTAAAAATGCTAGAGGACATACTATTTGATGCACAAAACATCTtaattaatttatatatttttttactgacCGAGATTAGCATCAGCAATGGCCTTGCCCGCTACATCTGTACCCAAACCTCCTAAAAGACATGGTATCTCACTCACATCAATGCCATGCTTCCCTGGTGGtcctgcaggtcctggcagCCCGACTGGCCCCCGTGGGCTGGGTCTCTGCAACACAAGTTGTTTCCAGTGTGAGAAGAAACATTCCACTATGGAGTTTAATGCTTCACTACTAATGCTACCCGATAAGAAAAATTATTTGCCAAAACAAGACAGCGATATTGTTACGTGGATAATGCTTAAAGATACAACAGGAAAAATCATTTAAAGCctctaatatttttttttggcatACATCAATTCTTTTTCAATGGGAAACTCAAGTAAAAATCAAAGattttattacacaaaaatCATAAACTGGGTAAACCTGGGCTTTCAGCACACAGTAATCTAGTTTAGGGACTTCTGAATGTAAAACAGTTTTGTTTAAAGCAGATATTCTTCAAATCATAACTTATTTGAATCAAGTATATAACATATAGCAGTCATTGTCAGCAGACAGGTAATAAAAGAAAGGAAAACTAAATGCCTTTATATAAATATCACCTGCTGGTTTAGGTTAGCGCTTTTGTGGTAAAATGAAGTCTTGTTAACTACGCCATTCCCTAACCTGGTCTATGAACAAAGGTTACCATTGTGCGATGGGCGCTAATCTGCCGTGATACTGCATTCCGTAGCTACACCTTTTCATGATTTTATTGATTTACCCGAAAATAATAGAATAAAATTCCGATGAATGAACAAAAATACTACATTTTGCCAGACagaaattttaaaaatgtaacataTTACAAATTCTTAGGGGAAAAAATCTAAATCACAATAACTCCAAGTTGCGCAGATAGGCAGAACTATTACAACTCCTTATAAATAAATTGGCATACAATGCATCGATCAATCAGTTATATTAAGGACTACATTTCATCCAGGTCATGGTTTTATCCATAACGTAGAGTAACGTAAATAGCGTTATCTATTGAAAAttacagaaaagaaattatACCCTAAGTAATTCAATTAGTCATATCTGACCTCtgtatttccattttaaaacacacTTATTAGCCTGTAAATTCCGCAGAGTGAAGCCAGCCAGGGTGACAAACGCATCACAAAGCCGCccaacaaggaaagaaatatccGACGTTTCAAATATTGAAACCTTGATGCTTGTTTTGGCTTTTCGGCGATATTTCTTGAAGTTTTTTTCACGCCCTGCGTGTCAAAACTGCTGCTTTCGAATTTGATTCGCTTTAGTGCGGGGTATTCAGCGTCTCTCACTTGCTTCAAAGTCATCACTTACCTGGGCCAAGGTAGATGTTAAAAGCTGGCCAAGAAGAAACATTCCGAGAGCTGAGAACATAGCCATGGCTCTCATCCTCCTCCGAGCTTCGGATTTATATTCTAAAACGCGAGCCCGTTACCTTCCCTTATCGCTCCGTTAAGGTGCGATCGCCCCGCAGCGCAGAGCTCCTGAGTGACTTCACACTGAGCACAGATAAACCCGGTCCTCCAGCAGAAGGGGCTGACCTCAATCGCACGCCGTCAAAAAGGGATGGCGAGGGGGGGTAGGAGTAAGCGAGGGACCGaaggaaggggggagggggcacaggaaCCCCAATTATCTGTCAACCACAACTATCAGACTAGTAGAAGTGACATGACAGACATCGAGGAGTGTTTTGACAGCCTTTCCAGTAAGTCAAAATATAACTCTGATTTCAGCTTTGGAAGTGGAAGGGAATACTTTGAAAAAACTTTCAGCCATGAGGCCTTGCTGCTGCCATGTGCATGTGAATAGGGGAGCAGGGAACCAGAAAATCTTTGCCTGCACATCTCCATTAACTATATCTATAGTTTCCATTAACTGCTATATATATTAATTGTAAATCACGTTATAATCATGCGATTAACCGGGAAAGCAATTATACCAAATCTCACAGCGTTTATACCAAATTCTGAGCAGTTTTAAGTCCAGTTAAGAGACCTACATTACTTCCAATAACAGGCCATTGGACATACTTCTACAAATTCTTGTATTTCATAGACAATTAATACGACATAGCCTACGTTGATTACAAAGAACATTATGCTACAAGATAAATGTCATGAAACCAGCTTAGTTTTGGAATTAACACAAACAAACTgttgtgcattttattttattgtgtcACACTGAGAAGGCTTGGGTAGATTTTCAAAATCCAACAAAAACCTATGACTACCGAACTACCAAGTCTACCGAACTACAAGCAAAAATTAACAAGACGTACGATACACTAACCAAAAACTATGGTGGAATGCAAACGCCAGAAGAGGAGCACAATCCTTTAACTCAGTGATGATCTTCcctgagattttcagagaattaGGGTTTCAGCTTTTTGGCTATAATTATATTCCATAATCAACAGAGACATGCCAAGGAAAAACATACAATTGAAATAAATAATATTCAGAGGATTTCCTCACAATTCTAATAATCATCCATGGCAACAGATGAATCCAGTTTTAATGACCAAAGGGGTTAATCATTTGAATACATTTTAACTTTGCAATTTTTACAATCAGAGTCAATCATTTGGTTAGCTGCAATGAACACAACTGTTAGGAAAACTGCATAACATTCCTTGAGAGATGGTGACGTACAATCATGTTTCCACTTATAATGCCTCTTATTCCATTAGATGCTTTATTCTGGAGTCTAAGAATGgagttaatttaaaatttctattgccttaaaaaatgtcatttttttctccagtgCCAAAGAATAACAATTGAAACATCATCTATACAGAACAAGGCGTCAATTGATATGTCATTTTTTTGCGGGTTTCAAAAATGTCAAATGCACAAATCATGTTTACTTTTTCCACACACAAAATTCCAGGCTGAGTATGCGAAAGAATTGAAAACCACATTTTAAACCATAATCTGTTATCTGAGATTACTCAAACGTGTGTTCGTTTGTATTCAAAATTAAGTTCAAGACAGGCAACCTACTGTCTAGACAGTTACCAAGGGAACTGCAGCagtgaaatggaaaaaaaacaagatatGAATGATGACAATATTAAAGTGAGATTCAGGAAATATTCCAGTGTTTACAAAGGACCACAATTTTACTTTTAATGCATCAAGGCCTGGAATACAATCAAGAAGTCTAATGTTTTTTCATAACAGTTTAACCATTTCACTCTAGTCCAAGAACATTAATTCAGTAAGCTTTTCCCCACTGTGGACAATTCACAGCTTCTCCACCTCCATATCAGTACTTGCAACAGACTCAGTGTCCATTGGTTCACTGCAGTTATGGCCATTTGTTCCATTTGTCCATTTATTTCCAGCTGTAGTACTGTTTTCCTGGGCAGCTGTGACACTGctctgcactgatgcatttgaaCCGTTGCATGCATCTTTGCTTGTTATGTTGGCGGTATCTGGCATTTCCCCATTACTGATCGCGTGGGACAGGTCACCAAAGTCGGTCCTGGGTTGCTTTTCAGCTCGCCTTTCTTCTGGTGGAGGGGAAACATTTCCAGGTCCTTCCCTTGCCGTTCTACGAGACTCTGCGCTTGGGGGACACTCTTGGGACTCCATGGGACCATTAACAGGGGATTCAGTTACCTTTCTCTCCAGTTGGTTGCTGGGAAGCTCCTCCCCCATGCAATTGTTCGAGTCTTCAGCTGATTCTTCCTTCTTCTTCTTGGCTTGTTTTTCCTGGGCAgtttctgaatcagttggatcTGGCACCAGTGCTTTGGTACTGTTAGATCTGCAAAGgctctcttcttcttcttcttcttcttcttttttttcatctttgttctTCTCAAGGCTGCACTCAGTGCTGCCAGATTGATCCATCTCTTCTTGGTCCAAGACCAGCTGATCATCTGACATTTTTGTTGATGGCTCAAGGTCAACTGAAGATCCCTCAAGCAGCTTGCTGGAGTCTGTGCTTGCTTCATCTGCATTTAGCTTCTGGGTGTCTGCTGGGTTGCTGGGTGACTTCTCCTCCTTCCGAGCACTCAGCGCTTCACCACCCTTGGCTACGTTTTTTGAGCGTACTTCCTCGGATGTTGGGGTCTCTCGGTTGCTGGCCACCTCTTGTTTCTTCTCAGACTTCTTCTTAAGTCGCTTCTGGATCTTCCGAGGACACCAAACAAATTTGTCCTTGGGCTCATAGTGCTGAAAGGCGTACTTGATAAGTGTCCGCCTCTCTTTCTTATCCCGCACTGCAAACACGAAGTAGTCCAGCACACTGCGCTTCACTGTGCTCAGGTTCTTCCGAACCAGCGTCTCTTCCAGGAAGAAATGTACTAGTGGGGCCTGATAGTGCTCAAACCCCAGTTCCCCCAGGCTCTTTAGGATACGAGTGATGCGAAGGTTGTTGTGCATGTttctgtaaaaagaaaaaagaaaaaaaaggaatattaaaaaaacacacacacacacaatacacaCCTCATGTACTTCATGGTCTTACTTTACAGTGGTGTCTTAATGGTCAGGGAAGCGCATGTGTAATTGAAAGACTGCTGGTTCGAACCCCCGACTAGCAAGGCACCCTAATCAAGGTACTGgctccaagcactgctccccgggagCTGAGTTAGCTACCCCCTGCTATATCCCGATGTCACATATGAGTTAAATGcaaaggacacatttcgttgctgtgcaatgtgtgctgtggtgtgtcaacaatgaccactgatcaccaaattctaaaAAACACAATACACACAATCACGCTTTGTAGACGTGAGGAGGGGTTATATGTATATAAGAAAAATACAAGATAAACTGTACTGATCTGCTGATATGCTTGTGCAGGAAAGGGCATATTGTACAGTAGAGGAAATACTACCAGCAGACAGCAACAAGAAGGCACTTTGCTGCACCTAAACCAACCACAGCTACAATCTGAAGACAACACAACTCACAGCCAGCACCACTGCAAAGCTCAGTGCTCACTGACCGTTCAAGGTTTGCAAATCGCTCCCTCCAGTTCTCAGCACGCTTGACCTCTCCAGTCTCCTTGTTAAACAGCTGTATGCCATAAAATCCCAGCATCAGTTCATAGGATTCCATGAGTTTCCTCTTTGCCTCTTCGCTTTTTCTGAATTCCTGCGACAAAGAACAATGACTCAGGTTGGCAGGACCCAGATACTGTCATCATGCATTCTTACAAGAGATGCACCCAATGCAATTTTCTTccgatttttttttgctagtgTGACAAGCCGATACCGATTTTTGCTGATTTTCTAAGAACTATAATTGGCAGCATATGCAAACAAAAATCCATTTTTCTTTAATGCAAAATTTTACTTTGATAATAAAGGAAATCGTTAAACTGCAGTAAGTTACAGGATTGTCTCTCACTTAAAAAAGTCTCAAAATAAAAGTCTCAAAATAAAAGTCTTCTGTGACTGCACACCCAACCTCATCTGACATATTTTACCTAACCAAACCAGAGCAGGTTCAACAAAGTGAAATAACAAATGTCAGTTACTTATACAATTTTTCAGTATGTTTAAATTAAGGCgaacgtttttcttttttcactggTCTTAAGATAAAAGTCCGTAGCTTACAAACCTCCAATTAAACGTGAAGTGTACTTTACTCTCCCAAATAATAATATTTGCAGGgtaataatattaattataattCTTACATCACTTGttagctagattaagatcaggctttttcagaCCTTCATACTGTACGAACATTGCAGTGCAGAGGGTTAAAGTTtcgctaaaacattttaaacttagctagctttgcaattttaatgattattccttttcaagattatctagtatatgttaaATAATCAtattaaagtttacctccgatGTTTCACATTTTTGTGGTGGTTCCCTCATAGTTAACTTTGGCTCTACATGTATTAAAAATTGCTTGTTGCTCATGTTATCTTCTCTCACAGTGACGACCTTCCATTCCAAGGACATGTTAGCATGTGGCTATGAGGCAATTGCCTGCACTGCTGTACGTATGACATATGGTTTATGTGTAAAACGGACCAGTTTGGTATTGGAAATGCATGAGACTGACCGGCCAGTCTCCAGTCTGGGCCAAGCACGCTAAAAACTGGCCAATTCTGGTTCCTGGCCAATCGATCGGTGGATCTCTAACTCTTACTCTAATGGGTCTCGCCATTAACATACCTGGATCTCCTTCTTGGTAAGTTCACTGGCCATATAGTTCACCCCAGGTTCTCGTAGAGGAAACAACCTAGCAACATTTAATAACTTTTGAGTTAAATTTAAAGTGTTGTTGTACAAGATcatacattataattgtataaaatgtataaaaagaaaatacCACTGAATATAGGAATGGACTCTCTCCAATCTTTTATAGTCCATCTTCCATTCTTTGTGAAAAGCTTCTATTGAAACTTCTGTGACAGGGAGTACAAAAACAAGTGAGATTTACACTTCTGAATactgatgaatgaatgaatgaatgaatgaatgaatgaatgaatgaaaaaaataacatgaTTTGCTCAGGAAGCGTACCATCAGGGGATGAAGTAATTTCATTTaggtaaaattttaaattattcaTTCTTTCCTCTTGGTTTTCTTCTTCCTGGATATTCTGTGGATAACAAGAAGGAATATGAGCGAAGGAACATCATTCATCTATTCCCATGTTTCCTTGGCCCAGATAAGAGAAACACTCAGTTTACACACTCACTGGATATCCCCGCCTGTAGTTCTGCATGTCTTTTGCAGCACGCAGGTTTCGTGAAGATGGATTTGACCACtgcaaaaagaaatgaaaacatAATTAGAAAAATCAGCTTGCAGTACCAAGCCATCGTGCGATTgttgttttattaatttaataatcaCCTTCACTCAAGTGCCCTTATTTTTGCTGCCTAGAAACAAAACTACATCAGTTAACTGGCTACTGAGAACATTTCATCTCCACTGACACACTTTCTTTGCTACTTGATTTCAGTGTTGACCTCCCACAGGCGGTTCTCAGTGGCTGAAAATTAACTGCATCACTTATCCTTACCACCATGGTTCCAGGTGTCTGGAACTGTCCATATAATCAAATTCTTTAAAGTACCAACAAAGTGTAGCCCAAACTGATTCTATTTACCCACTCTGATCATCACAAATCTCTAGTATAAAAGATGActgcaaatgtaaaaataaaaaataggacCTTATTTGAGACACAAAATTAATCTGTTGTGATATCTGAATCATCTAAAATTCTGGCTTAAATTTACCAGTGCACCAGGATTAGTTATAAAATTTATAATATACCGAGCAAagcttttctgccattaaaatgGGTTTTGGCCAATGAATTGTTTCGCATTGCATATTGCAGGTTACAATGCAGGTACCACTGTTTTTGATTGCGGTCCAAAAAGAAATTTACCGGAATCCTTTATTCATGCACATTTAAGGTTACTTTTATATGGAAGGAGATAGATAACAGTTACGCAATATCAGGAAGTAGGTATAAAAATACATAACAATGTGTTCGGTTATTAACTGCGCCAAAAAAATCAGTAGTTTAAACGACCTTAGATGAATGGAGGATCGGCACTGTTTGTTTGCACCCAAATTATTCAATCAGTCCAGGGCACAACAAGACCTATTCGCACAACCTCGCTTTCTGACTTTATGAAACTGAATTAATTCAGACAGCCATTTGTCTAACGTAGCAGTCTGGTCCACGGCTCCCAGTGTGAACAGCATGCGCTCTCCTTTACCGCAAGATCCTTTCCTATA
This genomic stretch from Brienomyrus brachyistius isolate T26 chromosome 6, BBRACH_0.4, whole genome shotgun sequence harbors:
- the ogfr gene encoding opioid growth factor receptor codes for the protein MEDDLVCEYDSTWDTESDGDDLVENVTRRSSQDKTQKSWGFWSNPSSRNLRAAKDMQNYRRGYPNIQEEENQEERMNNLKFYLNEITSSPDEVSIEAFHKEWKMDYKRLERVHSYIQWLFPLREPGVNYMASELTKKEIQEFRKSEEAKRKLMESYELMLGFYGIQLFNKETGEVKRAENWRERFANLERNMHNNLRITRILKSLGELGFEHYQAPLVHFFLEETLVRKNLSTVKRSVLDYFVFAVRDKKERRTLIKYAFQHYEPKDKFVWCPRKIQKRLKKKSEKKQEVASNRETPTSEEVRSKNVAKGGEALSARKEEKSPSNPADTQKLNADEASTDSSKLLEGSSVDLEPSTKMSDDQLVLDQEEMDQSGSTECSLEKNKDEKKEEEEEEEESLCRSNSTKALVPDPTDSETAQEKQAKKKKEESAEDSNNCMGEELPSNQLERKVTESPVNGPMESQECPPSAESRRTAREGPGNVSPPPEERRAEKQPRTDFGDLSHAISNGEMPDTANITSKDACNGSNASVQSSVTAAQENSTTAGNKWTNGTNGHNCSEPMDTESVASTDMEVEKL